From a region of the Pukyongiella litopenaei genome:
- a CDS encoding ABC transporter substrate-binding protein, which translates to MSAKGLVASLAIGMIASMATAEPVKVGMITTLSGGGASLGIAVRDGFMLAVKQAGNPDLEVVIEDDQRKPDIAVQLADRMIQSEKVDILTGIIWSNLAMAVIPAATGQGKFYLSPNAGPSALAGKGCSPLYFNVAWQNDNLHEAAGAYSSNAGYKNSFILAPNYPAGQDALAGYKRTYKGDIAGELFTKLGQTDYAAELAQIRASDADSVFFFLPGGMGISFLKQYADSGIGLPVVGPAFSFDQDILQAMGDAALGVHNTSQWNKDLDNPANAAFVEAFVAEYGRLPSLYASQGYDTANLILSAMAKADVKDADAFRAALEAAEFDSVRGDFEFGPNHHPVQDIYVREVIKEGDVLTNRIVGTALEDHADAYVSDCKM; encoded by the coding sequence ATGTCTGCAAAAGGACTTGTTGCTTCGCTCGCGATCGGGATGATCGCGTCGATGGCCACCGCCGAACCGGTCAAGGTCGGCATGATCACCACCTTGTCTGGCGGCGGCGCCAGCCTCGGCATCGCCGTGCGTGACGGGTTCATGCTGGCGGTGAAACAGGCGGGAAATCCCGATCTCGAGGTGGTGATCGAGGATGACCAGCGCAAACCCGATATCGCCGTGCAACTGGCCGACCGGATGATCCAGTCGGAAAAGGTGGATATCCTGACCGGGATCATCTGGTCCAACCTGGCGATGGCGGTGATCCCCGCCGCGACCGGGCAGGGAAAATTCTACCTGTCCCCGAATGCCGGGCCGTCGGCGCTGGCCGGCAAGGGATGCAGCCCGCTCTATTTCAACGTCGCGTGGCAGAATGACAATCTGCACGAGGCCGCGGGCGCCTATTCCAGCAACGCGGGCTACAAGAACAGCTTCATCCTCGCGCCGAACTACCCGGCCGGGCAGGACGCGCTGGCGGGTTACAAGCGGACCTACAAGGGCGACATCGCGGGCGAGCTGTTCACCAAGCTGGGCCAGACCGACTATGCGGCGGAACTGGCGCAGATCCGGGCCTCGGACGCGGACAGCGTGTTCTTCTTCCTGCCCGGCGGGATGGGAATCTCATTCCTCAAGCAATATGCCGACAGCGGCATCGGCCTGCCGGTGGTCGGCCCGGCCTTCAGCTTCGACCAGGACATCCTGCAGGCGATGGGCGACGCGGCGCTGGGCGTGCATAACACCAGCCAGTGGAACAAGGACCTGGACAATCCCGCGAACGCCGCCTTCGTCGAGGCTTTCGTGGCCGAATACGGCCGGTTGCCGTCGCTCTATGCGAGCCAGGGCTATGACACGGCCAACCTGATCCTGTCGGCGATGGCCAAGGCGGACGTGAAGGATGCCGATGCCTTCCGCGCCGCGCTGGAGGCGGCCGAGTTCGACAGCGTGCGCGGCGATTTCGAGTTCGGGCCGAACCATCACCCGGTGCAGGACATCTATGTGCGTGAAGTGATCAAGGAAGGCGATGTGCTGACCAACCGCATCGTCGGCACGGCGCTCGAAGACCACGCCGACGCCTATGTGTCCGACTGCAAGATGTAA